In Mycoplasma sp. OR1901, the following are encoded in one genomic region:
- a CDS encoding ABC transporter ATP-binding protein, producing the protein MTEKVYKIKRFLFGEKRVIRKQTKGVEQLLQPNANQEILASLRNVDINYGTGVKEFKAVADLNLNIYKGEVLGLVGESGSGKSTIGKAIVGLVPYKFGEIKLLNKTLPKKLGRGFKFGKKLKEYKEIENFLVNKVQMIFQDPANSLNPHANVETIVSEGLTNTKNAKEIYLYNIDQENKKELYSELCDIHHSQFFGEYENWLNDQIAFNDKVAYDAFYVETNNKVRELKNQYLNKFMDKYLKQRNELNKLSENDCKRLLVRDILSSVGLDDSVLRRYPLEFSGGQQQRIGISRAVVLRPQLLVADEPISALDVSIQAQVVNIFNELKEKYNLTILFIAHDLRMVEYISDRIAVMNKGRLLEVGTTDEIMNHSLHPYTKSLLDAVPSINSKKGSLIGYKYDINMHKYTDENQPQWLKVNEDHFILATEEELNDWQNNKY; encoded by the coding sequence ATGACAGAAAAAGTTTATAAAATAAAAAGATTCCTTTTTGGCGAAAAAAGGGTTATCAGAAAACAAACAAAAGGTGTTGAGCAATTGCTACAACCAAATGCAAATCAAGAAATTTTAGCATCACTTAGAAACGTTGATATCAACTACGGTACAGGTGTTAAAGAATTCAAAGCTGTAGCAGATTTAAACTTAAACATCTATAAAGGTGAAGTTTTAGGTTTAGTAGGTGAATCAGGTTCAGGTAAAAGTACAATTGGTAAAGCGATAGTAGGTTTAGTTCCATATAAATTTGGTGAAATTAAACTTCTAAATAAAACATTACCTAAAAAACTTGGCAGAGGTTTTAAATTCGGTAAAAAATTAAAAGAATACAAAGAAATCGAAAACTTCTTAGTTAATAAAGTTCAAATGATTTTCCAAGATCCTGCTAACTCACTTAACCCACACGCAAACGTTGAAACAATAGTTTCAGAAGGTTTAACAAATACTAAAAACGCTAAAGAAATTTATCTTTACAACATAGATCAAGAAAATAAAAAAGAATTATATTCTGAATTATGTGATATTCACCACTCACAATTCTTTGGTGAATATGAAAATTGATTAAACGACCAAATTGCATTCAATGATAAAGTTGCGTATGATGCATTTTATGTTGAAACAAATAATAAAGTTAGAGAACTTAAAAATCAATACCTTAATAAGTTCATGGATAAATATCTAAAACAAAGAAATGAATTAAATAAACTTAGTGAAAATGATTGTAAAAGATTATTAGTTCGTGATATCTTAAGTTCTGTAGGTTTAGATGATTCTGTTTTAAGAAGATACCCATTAGAATTCTCTGGTGGTCAACAACAACGTATTGGTATCTCTAGAGCTGTTGTATTAAGACCACAATTACTTGTGGCTGATGAACCTATTTCAGCACTTGATGTTTCAATTCAAGCCCAAGTTGTTAATATCTTTAACGAACTTAAAGAAAAATATAATCTAACAATTTTATTCATCGCTCACGACTTACGTATGGTTGAATATATCTCAGATCGTATTGCAGTTATGAACAAAGGTAGATTACTTGAAGTTGGTACAACTGATGAAATAATGAATCATTCATTACACCCATACACAAAAAGTTTATTAGATGCTGTTCCTTCAATTAACAGTAAAAAAGGTAGTTTAATTGGATATAAATATGATATTAATATGCATAAATATACTGATGAAAATCAACCACAATGACTTAAAGTAAATGAAGATCATTTTATTCTAGCTACAGAAGAAGAATTAAACGATTGACAAAATAACAAATATTAA
- a CDS encoding bifunctional oligoribonuclease/PAP phosphatase NrnA: MKIGNLELVTKEIYKYDSIVIFHHIRPDGDCLGSQFGLKELIQTNFPDKKVYAIGDHKNVFDFLDFTMDEVPSDEILSKSLGVVVDANGKERIESREVLDKNLFPTIIRIDHHPNGDDLGDNTIRWVDSSYSAADEMVTEIAVVNGWKITPKAANYLYLGINTDSGRFLFSNVQARTLYLSSKLYEAGLEADYIHKSLATTSLEDLKFNSWLLSTLKTRDGVAYIQNSLEDTLKMGKTPQSSVKVNAIANIKGFPIWVQFTEEENHKIRVELRSNGPIVRNVAVKWNGGGHERASGCVIDSFDQVEAVVDDCAAEVSRYLSEQNN, from the coding sequence ATGAAAATTGGAAATTTAGAATTAGTAACTAAAGAGATTTATAAATATGATTCGATAGTAATTTTTCATCACATTAGACCAGATGGTGATTGTTTAGGTTCTCAATTCGGTTTAAAAGAATTGATCCAAACAAATTTTCCGGACAAAAAAGTTTATGCAATTGGTGATCATAAAAATGTTTTTGATTTCTTAGATTTTACAATGGATGAAGTTCCTAGTGATGAAATATTATCAAAATCATTAGGTGTTGTAGTCGATGCAAACGGTAAAGAAAGAATTGAATCTAGAGAAGTTTTAGATAAAAATTTATTCCCTACAATTATTAGAATTGATCATCACCCAAACGGAGATGATTTAGGTGATAATACAATCAGATGAGTTGATAGTTCATATTCAGCAGCTGACGAAATGGTTACAGAAATTGCTGTTGTTAATGGTTGAAAAATTACTCCTAAAGCAGCTAACTATTTATACCTAGGAATTAACACTGATTCAGGTAGATTCTTATTTAGTAATGTACAAGCAAGAACTTTATATTTATCTTCAAAATTATACGAAGCTGGTTTAGAAGCTGATTATATTCATAAAAGTTTAGCAACAACTAGTCTCGAAGATTTAAAATTTAATTCTTGATTATTATCTACTTTAAAAACAAGAGATGGTGTAGCATACATTCAAAACTCATTAGAAGATACATTAAAAATGGGTAAAACTCCTCAATCATCAGTTAAAGTAAACGCTATTGCTAATATTAAAGGATTCCCTATTTGAGTTCAATTCACTGAAGAAGAAAATCATAAAATTAGAGTAGAATTACGTTCTAATGGACCTATTGTTAGAAACGTTGCTGTTAAATGAAATGGTGGTGGTCACGAACGTGCTTCCGGATGTGTTATCGATTCATTCGATCAAGTTGAAGCAGTTGTTGATGACTGTGCAGCCGAAGTTTCTAGATATTTATCAGAGCAAAATAATTAA
- a CDS encoding bifunctional oligoribonuclease/PAP phosphatase NrnA, translated as MKIGNSQVAIDAIKKYQNIVIFHHIRPDGDCLGSQHGLAELIKTNFPEKNVYTVGNNYGVFEFMDYKFTPIDQINFDDSLSIVVDASSGDRIECAELLYDKKTTARLRIDHHPNGADIDYEYQWIDEHYVAAAEMIAQIAYDAKWEVTQKASSHIYLGINTDSGRFLYPDTSKRTHELVAFLMENGFHPKGILRELSKRSLLDIKISGRILSEFKKEGRVLYYVIKDEFLKEFNIDSFKAAQYVNDLANIDDNSCWALFVQLEDGKVRGRLRSNGPLVNKIAKEYNGGGHDNAAGLTLDTFDQIPEVISKLNDLIVEWEAK; from the coding sequence ATGAAAATAGGAAATTCACAAGTTGCAATTGATGCAATTAAAAAATATCAAAATATAGTGATTTTTCACCATATAAGACCTGATGGTGACTGTTTAGGTTCACAGCACGGGTTAGCGGAGTTAATTAAAACTAACTTCCCAGAAAAAAATGTTTATACAGTAGGAAATAATTACGGTGTTTTTGAATTTATGGATTATAAATTTACACCAATTGATCAAATTAATTTTGATGACTCTTTATCAATCGTTGTTGATGCTTCAAGCGGTGATAGAATTGAGTGTGCAGAATTACTTTATGACAAAAAAACAACTGCAAGATTAAGAATTGACCATCACCCTAATGGTGCAGATATTGATTATGAATATCAATGAATTGACGAGCATTATGTTGCTGCGGCTGAAATGATAGCTCAAATTGCTTATGATGCAAAATGAGAAGTTACACAAAAAGCTTCATCACATATTTACTTAGGAATTAATACAGATTCAGGTAGATTCTTATATCCTGATACTTCAAAAAGAACGCATGAATTAGTTGCGTTCTTAATGGAAAATGGATTCCATCCAAAAGGGATTTTAAGAGAATTATCAAAAAGAAGTCTTTTAGATATTAAAATTTCTGGTCGTATTTTATCAGAGTTTAAAAAAGAAGGTAGAGTTCTATATTACGTAATTAAAGATGAATTCTTAAAAGAATTTAATATAGATTCATTTAAAGCTGCACAATATGTGAATGATTTAGCTAACATTGATGATAATTCTTGTTGAGCATTATTTGTTCAATTAGAAGATGGAAAAGTTAGAGGAAGACTTAGATCAAACGGACCGCTTGTTAATAAGATCGCTAAAGAATACAATGGTGGTGGACATGATAATGCAGCAGGTTTAACACTTGATACTTTTGATCAAATACCAGAAGTAATTTCAAAACTTAATGATTTAATAGTTGAATGAGAGGCAAAATAA